TCCTGGGAGGCTCAGTATTGCCAGCAAGGCGGCACCGAGTTCCAGACCGCCGCGTCCGGCGAACTTCCGCCGCCAGCCAACGACCAGGTGAGCATCCAGTGCTACAACGGCCCGGCCGATGAAGACCATTGGATTCGCTTCGAGAATTTCCGCATCAAGCGATTATCGTAACAATGTCGTGAGCGAAGACCTTCATTTCGGCACCATCGCCGGGATCGCGCCGCTGATCAGGGACAAGCGGCTGTCTCCGGTGGAGTTGACCAGGAGCATGCTGGCCCGCGTCGACCGGCTCGACAGCGGCCTGCACAGCTACGCGACGGTGATGGCGGAGCAGGCGCTGGCGGCCGCGGAGCGCGCCGCGGCGGAGATCGCCGCCGGCGGCTGGCGCGGACCGCTGCACGGAGTGCCGGTTGCGGTGAAGGACCTGTGCTTTACCCGCGGCGTGCGCACGATGGGCGGAGCGCGGGTGCTGGCCGATCACGTGCCGGAGTTCGATGCCACCGTGGTCACCCGCCTGGCGGCGGCCGGCGCCGTGCTGCTCGGCAAGCTCAACCTCACCGAGGGCGCCATGGGCGGCTACCACCCGGAGTTCCCGGTGCCCCGCAATCCGTGGGACCCCGGGCGGTGGGCGGGGGCATCGTCGAGCGGCTCCGGCGTGGCGACCGCGGCCGGGCTGTGCTTCGGCTCCCTGGGCAGCGATACCGGGGGCTCGATCCGGTTCCCGGCGGCGTGCAACGGGACGGTGGGTCTCAAGCCCACCTGGGGCCGGGTCAGCCGCTACGGCGTGCTGGCCCTGGCCGAGTCGCTGGACCACGTCGGCCCCCTGACCCGGAGCAGCGCCGACGCCGGCATCATGCTGCAGGCAATCGCGGGAGCGGACCGCAACGATCCCACCGCGCTGCCGGTTCCGGTGCCGGCAATGCCCGCCCCGCTTGACCGCGAGGGAGAGCGTCTCGATGGTATTCGCGTCGGCTTCGACGAGCGCTACGCGGTCCGGGACGTCGACGCGCAGGTGTCCGCGGCGGTGGTTGCCGCGGTCGAAGTGCTGGCGGGGCTCGGGGCCGAGATCGTCGAAGTGCGGCTGCCCGACGTCGACGAGTACGTCGCCGCGTGGAGCGTGCTGTGTCCGGCCGAGGCGGTGGCCGCTCACCGCGCCACCTACCCGTCGCGCCGGGACGAGTATGGCGCCTTCTTCCGCGGCTGGCTGGACCTGGGGGCGCGGGTGAGCGGCGCCGAGTACGCCGCGGCCAACAACGCGCGGGCCGCCTTGACCGGGCACTTGCGAACGGCGTTCGAGCACATCAATGCCCTTGCCTGCCCCGCGATGCCCGATCTCCCCTTCCCGGTCACGCCGGAGGAGCTACGTTCCTCGCCGCCGGTCGTCGACGAGGGACTCTATCGGCTGCAGCGGTTCACGGTGCCGTTCGATTACAACGGCGCGCCGACGCTCACGCTGCCGTGCGGACTGAGCAGCGAGGGGTTGCCCCTGGCGCTGCAACTGGCCGGCAAACCGCTCGCCGAGCCGCTGCTGTGCCGGCTCGGCGCCGCCTACGAAGCTGCCACCGAGTGGCACGACCTGCATCCCGGCCGGTAGAAGTGATCGACGTACTGACCGTGGCTGCCTGACTGCCCTTCAACCGGGGCTTCGGCGTTGTCCCGAGAAAGGGGGGGGTGCGCGGTCAGCGCCGCACCTCGTCGCAGAACACCAGCTCCCAGCCGTGGAACACCACGACCAGGCCGATGAAGGTCACCCCCGGAAACTGCCGCGGCAGCCGCTCATCCGCCAGGTAGCGCTCGAGCTGCGCCGTCGCCTCTCCGGCCGCCGCCGCCACGCCGGCGTCGTCCGCCGGCCCGCTGCGCTGCAAGCGCCCACGCCGCTTGAGGTACTTGAGCTCGATCAGGTAGCCGCGCTGCAGGTGCGGATAGCGCGCCACCAGCGGCTCGAGCGCGATATCCGCATGTCCCTTTCCCAGTTCCGCCTCCGAGCGGAACACGTAGTAGTCGGCCACGCTCAGGTACGCCGCCAGAAAGCCCTGTATTACCTTCTCGCCAGCGATGTAGTCGCGGATTCCCGTCTGCCGCGCGATCGCCTCGCTCAGGAACTCCAACACGGGCCGCCACTCGCCCTCGGTGGCCATCCGCAGCATCAACTGCTCGAACCGGAACAGGTCGACGGAAAACACCTCCACGTCGCGGTAGGCGTCGCGCAGGTAGCCGTACATCAGCCGCTTCACGGTCTGGTTCGGGATCGCCAGCCGCGGCAACACGCCCTGCACGTGGCGGATGCTCAGCAGCCCGAAGTAGTGCATCAGGGACAGGAAGTTCTCCCGCTTGGTGAGATCCTTCAGCGGAAAGCCGGGCTGGATGCGAGTATCCACCTGCTCCTCGGCGATGACGTCGCGCAGCAGGTCGAAGTTGCCGTTGAGCTGCCGCCCGGTCACCAGCAGGTGGCGCAGCTTGCCGTAGTCGATGCGCACGTTGGTGTCGATCAGGTATTCCGGTACCTCTCGGTTCGGGATCGAGTTGTCCAAGTAGTAGAGCACCATGTCCGAGTTGTAGAGATCGGTGTCGGCCGTCCTCGCGAATCGGTAGCCATTGTACCACTGGCCCATGGTGCCCATGGCGGTAGCGACTTCCTGGTTGAACACGCCCAGGTCCCGGTAGGTCTCGACCAGGCGTCGCACCTCCGCCTCGGTGAAGCCGACCATCTCGTTGAAGTCCGGGTGCAGGCTGATGTTCTTGCCGATGTTGAAGCCGCTGGTGACGTCGTCCATCGTGATCGGCGATACGCCGGTGATGAACAGCCGCTCCAGCCCGCCGCCGCTGCGCCCCGCCCCGGACTTGAGGGTGGCGAAGAAGTTGCGATAGAAGCCGCCGCCGTGGGTGAACGAGTGGTACGCCTCGGCGCCGTGGTACGCCAGCACGGTGTTGGCGAAGTTGTCGTACTCGTCGATGATCACGTACAGCGGGATGTCGTGGTCGCCGGCGTACCGGAACAACACCCCGAGCTTGGCGCTAATGGAGGGCCGCGTGAGGATGCGCTGCACCGCCGCGTCGGGAAACAGGTCGGGGTGCCGCTCCAGCGTCCCCTGCAGCTCCGTGTGGCAGTAGGTCTCGAACTCCCGCTCCAGGGTTTCCAGCTTGTCGTTGACGGTTGAAAAGTCGAAGCGCAGGGTGACGTAGCGGCTCTGTTCCCCGGTCGGGTCTCCGCCGATGTCGGTGCCGGCGAAGGTGGCGTCGAAGCCTTCCGCCCAGAAGCGGTCGTAGTAGTTCTCCAAGATCGACGCCCAGAGGGACTTGCCGAAGCGGCGCGGGCGGATCAGGAAGGCGTAGCGCTCCTCCTCGAGGCGGCGCAGGAAGCGGGTCTTGTCGACGTACAGCCACCGGTTCAGGCGGATGCGCCTGAAGTCGGCCTCGCCGTAGGGAATGCGCGGGTGCGTGGGTGGCGTTCTCACTGCCGTCGCTTGGGCACTGACTCTATCGTCTCCAAGGAGCGAGGTGCAATGGCGGCAATAGAGTCGGCACAGGAGAGAATCGCTTTCACC
The sequence above is drawn from the Spirochaetaceae bacterium genome and encodes:
- a CDS encoding amidase, with the protein product MSEDLHFGTIAGIAPLIRDKRLSPVELTRSMLARVDRLDSGLHSYATVMAEQALAAAERAAAEIAAGGWRGPLHGVPVAVKDLCFTRGVRTMGGARVLADHVPEFDATVVTRLAAAGAVLLGKLNLTEGAMGGYHPEFPVPRNPWDPGRWAGASSSGSGVATAAGLCFGSLGSDTGGSIRFPAACNGTVGLKPTWGRVSRYGVLALAESLDHVGPLTRSSADAGIMLQAIAGADRNDPTALPVPVPAMPAPLDREGERLDGIRVGFDERYAVRDVDAQVSAAVVAAVEVLAGLGAEIVEVRLPDVDEYVAAWSVLCPAEAVAAHRATYPSRRDEYGAFFRGWLDLGARVSGAEYAAANNARAALTGHLRTAFEHINALACPAMPDLPFPVTPEELRSSPPVVDEGLYRLQRFTVPFDYNGAPTLTLPCGLSSEGLPLALQLAGKPLAEPLLCRLGAAYEAATEWHDLHPGR
- a CDS encoding AAA family ATPase, with translation MRTPPTHPRIPYGEADFRRIRLNRWLYVDKTRFLRRLEEERYAFLIRPRRFGKSLWASILENYYDRFWAEGFDATFAGTDIGGDPTGEQSRYVTLRFDFSTVNDKLETLEREFETYCHTELQGTLERHPDLFPDAAVQRILTRPSISAKLGVLFRYAGDHDIPLYVIIDEYDNFANTVLAYHGAEAYHSFTHGGGFYRNFFATLKSGAGRSGGGLERLFITGVSPITMDDVTSGFNIGKNISLHPDFNEMVGFTEAEVRRLVETYRDLGVFNQEVATAMGTMGQWYNGYRFARTADTDLYNSDMVLYYLDNSIPNREVPEYLIDTNVRIDYGKLRHLLVTGRQLNGNFDLLRDVIAEEQVDTRIQPGFPLKDLTKRENFLSLMHYFGLLSIRHVQGVLPRLAIPNQTVKRLMYGYLRDAYRDVEVFSVDLFRFEQLMLRMATEGEWRPVLEFLSEAIARQTGIRDYIAGEKVIQGFLAAYLSVADYYVFRSEAELGKGHADIALEPLVARYPHLQRGYLIELKYLKRRGRLQRSGPADDAGVAAAAGEATAQLERYLADERLPRQFPGVTFIGLVVVFHGWELVFCDEVRR